ACAACTGTAGCTGATACATGGGTGATAAATGTATATCACCCTTATTTATACCCATAATTATATATCTTTTCAATTGTTTGTATAAGAAAAACAGTGTCCAAAACATTAATCAGCTCATTGCTAAATGGTACTGGTTATTCTTTTTGCTCATTTTATAGAAATTGAGTTGTCCTCTGTAATTACTCTGTAATTAAAGTAAGTAGAGTGTCCCTGATATCTCCTATAGAATCAATAGACTGTCACTCAAACCTCCAGTGTAGAATTTAGCACttttaaaattgcttttatttcatAAACTGCTATCAAATCCTGCCCATTTATACAACTGCAATCATTCATCAAACTTTTTTGATTTCTATAGCTACACCTAtgtaaaaactgtgaatctGAACATAACATTCACACTTGAAATAGCTTTCAGGGTGATTCTAGCAAATGGCAATGATTAGGtcattttttcaattttttgtaaAAGTtacaataatgaaaaataattgcATATTTAAACTCAGAGTAGCTGGAACTCTGCATTAAGAAAAGTGAAAGTGAGAGGTTCTGTAATTTGGTAAGACATATGTCAAGGGCTAGGTTAATGCCTTTGCAGATTACCAATAATACTTTATGGGTATGATATGAAATATATTTAGATTTGTGAGCTGCTTAAATTCCAATTATAAATATCCATTTTAAACCAGCATAACTTTATTATAATAAACTAGTACCTACTCTATAATAATGTTCCACATAACCAGACTAGGAGTTGATTGCACACACGTTGTCAGTGTCATCTCATACTGATGCATGGTCTTGAGTCCCTTTTAATCATATTTGCATTTAATGGTAGAGCCATTGTTAAATATTTTCTACCAACTGGAACTGTACAGGCTCTCAATACAAAAACattcccccccccttttttttttaaatatagatcTTGGATTACATTACCAGATCATTCAAGGCACTGGTTGCCACCAGCAGCACCTTTAATAAAGAGGGTACTGGTAGAAACTATGAAGCAACAGTCAAGGAGAGGAGGAAAGAATGTCTGAAGACAGCTGATAAAGTAGgagtgtcatgatcctgggccatgttggcccagcATTCTTGGTTCTCTTGTATTTTTGGTATGTTGTTCTGTATTTAGGCCATGGTTCCTGCCCTGTTACGTTGTTCCTTATGTGTTTCCCCCCCCCACTTTTCACGTGGCCGGCCCCCGGAACAGCCGAGCTGAACTTTTGTGTGGTCGCCTCCCGGGTCGACCTTCTGTTCCTTCTGGACATTGCTTCCCTGCTCTGAACTGTTCTTGTGTATTTGTGACCTCAGTTTTTGGTGTCGTGCTCCTTGAATTTCGTTTGGTTTCGGTCCCGCCGTCCTGGTCCCCCGCCTCCCGCCCTGGgtgggttgttttctgtttttctggtgtttttctggtgttttgggGAATTAGCCCTTGAGGGGGGGGGtgatgtcatgatcctgggccatgttggcccagcATTCTTGGTTCTCTTGTATTTTTGGTATGTTGTTCTGTATTTAGGCCATGGTTCCTGCCCTGTTACGTTGTTCCTTATGTGTTTTCCCCCTTGTGActcttaccccctgtgtgcccctctgtgtatctgtgagccctcatctctccttgtgttttattccatgttttccccagcccattatgtctgtgctctccctgtgctctctctcctcctgtctgaacctctgtacttcctgttttactttgacagtctcccgtcagtgttgcgTTTACTCCTGCCttgtcttgttatgattatcagtgtcacctgtgttcctcgtgtgctcccacttccctcgttaaccctctgtgtatttaggtctgcgtctccctcagttctgtgtcgcgttGTCCCTCATGACTGTGTGCCCCTCCGTGTGTTTCCTCGTAAGTCAGTTACCTTAGtacttcccagtttagtttcatgTTATTTTGTATCGCTATTATCTTttgtcagcaataaagctgtattttgagttcagtcctgttttcccgtgagtttgcgtttgggtcctcatcctgcCTACACACAGCCTAACCATGACAGAAGAACGCGACCAGTAATGGACCCAGCAAACTCCCTACGGAATCGGCAGCGTACAGACTCCGCCTTCCCtaacgagaggagaaggcagGAGGCTCGGCATGCCCGGGAGCGCGAGTCTGCCTTTTATGGGACTCGATTGGCTCTAGGTGGGCCGCGCAGCCTCCAAACTGCAAACGCTACTGCCTTTTCCCCATCTCGTCCCCCGGTGATAAGAGTCGGAGGATTCAGCCTATCGCCTGCCACAACTCCTCCGGCCTTCTCAACTTCCGGTTCACCTCCCCAATCGCCGCCCACGTCCCGTGCAAAGAAGAAGGTTACTCGGCGGCCGAAGAGAGATTTCGTGCCTCCAACAAGCAGCCTATCTCCGCTACAGTCCTTTGCGCTCTTCCTGGGACTTCCACGCTCGGAGCTGCACAAGCTCCCTGTCTCTTCGACGCAGCTCGGCCCGTCATCGGCTCAGTCAGCCGACGTCTCAGAGGTGCCTGCGTCTACAGCCCCGGGATCTCTCGGCACAGTTCCCAGGAAAAAACGACGCTCACGCCGTCGCCACCCTAAAGTTACTGAGCAAACTCCGGTGGTGAGTGAATCTGACTGTTCCTTCCATGCCACTTCCGAGTCGGACCGACTCGGACAATATTCTATTCCTGAGCCCGCAGTTTTCCATGTCTGTAACTCAGAGAGGAATAGTAAGTTTGTAAATGACTGTGTTTCCAAGCTTCATAATGTGTCTAAGTCCACCTCTGCACCTATTAAGCATGAGACTGAGTTCATTGTCCCCCTAGAGACTGCTGTTCAGGCTGAATTAAATAATTCTGACACTATAGATTCTGTGCGTGTCATCCCAGAGGCCGTTAATTCAGTGTCTGGTAAATCTGGGTCAGTTAATCCAGAGCCTGCATTACCTACCCTCACGCCCATGTTTGAGAATGACTGTTTTTCCTTTGCTCCTCCCAGGTCAGCAGTAATTAACACACAGACTGATAATCTCGCCTTAGATAATCAAACGACTATTTTTGAGTTGCATACCTGTGAACTacatattaaaacaaacagtCCTGAGGGTCCTCTTCCTGCTGAAACCGGAAGGGACCCCCTGGAAAATGAACTGTGTGTCTTCCAACCTTCAAAGGCTGCGCTTTCTGTTCTTCAGGTTGCTTTTGACCCTCTGACACATTTAGATTTTCCTGCCTTGTCTGTTAGCTCTGAAACTGTTTCTCCAGGGATAAACAATGTTGCTCCCCTCGAGTTAACAATGGCTGATGCGAAGTCTGGCAACTCAGGTTTTGAAAACGCTAAGACTGTGCATTCAATCACTGTTGTTAAGTTTAAGGGAAACAAGTTCCCATCTGTCATGAGTAAACTGCTAGGGGAGCTCAGACTGAGTAGCCCAGAGTTAGCTTCGCACCCAGTAACTTCAGACACTACCTGTGTTAACGCCCCTACTCCTGAACCTGCTGAGTATGAGACTGTGGATGGTGTTCCTTCACTCCTGGACTATGCTGCTCACCAACCAGCGTATTTAGAAACAGTCTATGAGAATGCTTCTATTTCTGTAACCGCACCTTCTGAGCCAAGAATTACAGACTCTAGGTTTGTTAAGCCCGGATCCTTCTGTACAATGACTGTTTTAAAGACTGCTGCTTCTAACATGGACAGCTTAAGAACAGCTGAGTTGCTAAAACCGGCCTGCCATAGGTCTCTGTTTGCTGAAACTGTGTTTGGCTCCACGAACTTGGTTTTCCCAATGCCTGTTACGGCTCCTGGGCTCAGCTCTCCAACTCCGGTTCCTGTACCCAGGGCAGCGTGGGCCCAGCTTCCCCTTGCACCCATATCAGTTCCTCGGGTGAGGGTGgctgaggtccagctggtccctgcTTCTGTCTCCAGCCTGGTAGAGGCTCCATTCATCCCGGCACCCGTACCTGCTCCTCGGGTGGGGTTGATGGACACCCAGCCGTTGCCTGCACCTGTTCCGGCTCCCCGGGTGAGGTCAGCTGTGACCCTGCCGACTCCTGCACCCGTCTCAGTTCCTTGGGTGGGAGCAGCAGAGGTCCAGCTAGCTCCTGCACCTACGCCGGCTCCCAGGGTTAAGGCTGCAAGAGCCCAGTTCGTCCCTGCACCCGTATCTGTTCCTCGGGTGGGGATGGCTGGTGTTCGGCCAGGCCCTGCACCCGTTCCTGTTCCCCAGAGGAGAGCAGCCAAGAGTCAGACACCTGCTCAGTCACCAGTTCAACTACCTGCTGATCCACCGACGTTACAGCCATTGTcacaaccaccactacaacttGCACTTTTGTCCATAGCGCAGTCATTAGCTCAGTTATtagcacagtttcctgttttgtcaCCTGCTCAGTCATCCGCTCTGTTACCACCTCAGTTTCTCGCACCATTGCCTGTTCAGTTATCAGCTCAGTCATTATCCGCTCTGTCATTAACTCTGTCACCAGCTCAGTTAGTAGCTCTGCAACCCGTTCAGTTACTGCCATCCTCTGCTAGAAGCTCTTGTGAGCCCACTCAGCCAGCTGAGGACTGCGTGGTGCTGACACATCTTGGACAGACTGTTTGCCCCGCACAGCCCCAGCCGTTGCATCCCAAGCCGACTGTGTGCCCTGTGCAGCTACAGTTAGCGTCCACTGAGCCAGAGGTCTCCGCACCTGCTGGCTCTGCATCTCTTCTCGCTGGcggttcaggagaaccgctcCAGCCATCCCTggtctccgctgggggttcaaGAGAACCCCTCCAGccgctcctcgtctccgctgggggttcaggagaacccctccagccgctcctcgtctccgctggcagctctggtcagcccggccagccgctcctcgtctccgctgggggttcaggagaacctctcCAGCCGGTCCTCGTCTCCACTGGAGGGTCCAATTcaccgtcgcctggtccagcctctgcttcagcttcaCCCTCGCCTGGTCCTGTGCCCACCAAGCCTCGACCAGTACGCCCGACGCTTGAgagccgccgccgtcttccacgcggccggcctccggacccgcTCTGCCGCCGCCTTCCAcgcggccggcctccggacccgcTCTGCCGCCGCCGCCACTTTTCACGTGGCCGGCCCCCGGAACAGCCGAGCTGAACTTTTGTGCGGTCGCCTCCCGGGTCGACCTTCTGTTCCTTCTGGACATTGCTTCCCTGCTCTGAACTGTTCTTGTGTATTTGTGACCTCAGTTTTTGGTGTCGTGCTCCTTGAATTTCGTTTGGTTTCGGTCCCGCCGTCCTGGTCCCCCGCCTCCCGCCCTGGgtgggttgttttctgtttttctggtgtttttctggtgttttgggGAATTAGCCCTTGAGGGGGGGGtgatgtcatgatcctgggccatgttggcccagcATTCTTGGTTCTCTTGTATTTTTGGTATGTTGTTCTGTATTTAGGCCATGGTTCCTGCCCTGTTACGTTGTTCCTTATGTGTTTCCCCCCCTGTGActcttaccccctgtgtgcccctctgtgtatctgtgagccctcatctctccttgtgttttattccatgttttccccagaccattatgtctgtgctctccccgtgctctctctcctcctgtctgaacctctgtacttcctgttttactttgacagtctcccgtcagtgttgcgTTTACTCCTGCCttgtcttgttatgattatcagtgtcacctgtgttcctcgtgtgctcccacttccctcgttaaccctctgtgtatttaggtctgcgtctccctcagttctgtgttgCGTTGTCCCTCATGACTGTGTGCCCCTCCGTGTGTTTCCTCGTAAGTCAGTTACCTTAGtacttcccagtttagtttcatgTTATTTTGTATCGCTATTATCTTttgtcagcaataaagctgtattttgagttcagtcctgttttcccgtgagtttgcgtttgggtcctcatccATTTGTGCAAGTGATGAGGCAGAAGAGGAATAAAGCCAAGAGCATAAGCAGCTATAGCTAAGAGGAAGAAAAGGTCATCTGGTAAATCTGGTAATTCCGAGGTAGGTTGTTTGCACCCTGGCATTTCCAGTCAGCATATCAAAACGTCCTttggcaagatactgaaccagTAAACACTAATTAAAATATATCTCAAATAATCAATTAACCTGACAGGTCTAATATAAAGAATATCACTTGATCCATAATTTATCTTTTGTACTAATGGAAGTGACAGCGTCATTGGACAAGGTGTTACTGATTTAGAACTTGAGCTACGATCCTATTGCATGTTACAGAAAAACCACCTTAAGGGAAAATACTTTGAGAATAGTTTTTAAGGGAAAAACAAGTTATTTTGCACAGTCTCACACACCCCAGCAGACCTGGGGAGGGAACTTAAAGGAGAATGCCTGGTGGCCGTGGCAACCCGAAGAGATAACATGGGCGTGTTCTCTTGTGTGCTTGCCATCTGCAGTAGGCATCAAAGGGGTCAGGTGCAGCTCGTGTCAGGCGGCAGTCAGGGACTGAGGCAACAGGGAGGTCCCATCTGAGCTGTGCTCAATGACAGTTCAGAGTGCAAAGAAGTCTTGGAGTCATATCATATAAGGATTAAcgtaaatgttttgttttgtttttttaacattttttaaatattttgtttgttataTGATGTAAAATGTTATTTAGAGCCAGGCCTGGGCTCATTTCAGTTTAGATTTGATCAGTTGTAGACACCTAATAATATAATCACTTATTTGTCAGTATTGCCATTCATATATTTTAAGTTTGATGCTTTGTGtaacttcattttgtttctgaaCAGAGCCCTACAGTGACTTACCATTGGTAATCTCTAATGGTGacaaaagtgaaagaaaatctGTATGCCCAAATCAGTCCTTGTCTATGGATACATGGGACTTAATACTCAAGTTAGTTAACTCCACGTCCCTATGTGCCCGCCACTGTCTTTTACAATTTAAGGTTGTGCATAGGTTCCATCTCTCCAAAGTCAAACTATCCCGTATGTATCCGAACGTTGACCCCACTTGTGATAAGTGTGGGAGTGCGGAGGCTTCCCTTATTCATATGTTCTGGACGTGCCCTAGCCTCGAAGGATTCTGGAGAGATATATTTCAAACCTTATCCCTAATTATTGGACACCATATGGATCCTGATCCATTAGTTGCGCTTTTTGGCACCACTGGAGAGGCTGATGCACGGTTGACCTCGTCACAGCGTTGCATGCTCTCCTTCGCCTCCCTTGTAGCTAGACGTGCAATCCTACTAAGATGGAGGGGTGCCCCTTTGCCCACCCAGGCTCAATGGCTGAGGGACCTTATGTGCTATCTGAGCCTTGAAAAGATCCGGTATGCGATTAGTAACAACAGCGATAAGTTTTACAAGGTGTGGGGGCAATTCCTGAAATACTTTTCCAGCCTCCAGGTTACGAACCCGACTTACAGCATTACTCAGTAAATCCTccccccttcttcttctttttatttatttacttatttatttatttattgttagtcatttgtgtgtttatcttattttgtttttgttgtatctgcgatgttgtttttgtttgtttgtttcttttttcttgctttgtttgtttggtttttttcctacCTGGCCTGAGGGATAGGGGTTCTAAGTGGTGTGGGTAGGGGATAAACTGATGGAAGCAATTATAAGACATGTGAGTGTGTCATTAATCTGTATTCTAATATTTCAGTTCAAACAGTCACTGTGAAACTTGCTTGTTTGGTGTTTGACAATTCTGCGTGtatttgcttttctttgttgctTCAACTCAATAAAAATatctttgagaaaaaaaaaaaaatctgtatgcCCATGCCTGGAGCAGAGACCATGCAATACAGCAAGTAATTCAGTATGTAGCTCAAATCAAGGCTTTTTCATAGAACTGTGGAAATGAAATGTGTGTCTCTGGTTCTACCATGATGTATACAGTGACAACAGTCATCCAATAAAGCTGTAAAGCTCCATTAAGCAAAGTTTagcattcattaaaaaaaaaaagaaatgtattgATCCTAACACTCAACACCAAACTCAAAACCTTATAAAGATCTCTAAATTCATTGTTTTGACTTACAAGTCCAGCATGTTAAATCCTAGTCCTTAGCAACTAGCAACTGTTGGCTAATACTCAAGTCCTCTTTCCTTACATATAGTTacataaatgttttttaagGTCCATATCCTCATTGGGATTTCTTTGTTCCAATTAGCCATGATCTAAACAAACAATAGCGGTGAAATTTTCCTTCAGTCTGCTAAGTATAGAAATACTTAGCAGAGGTGGTAAACGCacagacattctgtacttaagtagaagtgcGGATACGAGTGTTAAAAATGACTGCAGTAAAAGATGAAAtactcagttcaattcaattatatttatacagcaccaaatcacaataacagtcacctcaaggcgctttatattgtaaaaataatatatacagaggaaaaacccaacagtcatatgaccccctatgtggaagcactttggcgacagtgggaaggaaaaactcccttttaacaggaagaaacctccgaaagaaccaggcttagggaggggcggggccatctgctgcgaccggttgtggtgagagaaggaagacaggatagaagacatgctgtggaagagatgcAGAGAtcaataacaagtatgattcaatgcagaggtCTAATAATACTCACTGAGATAGAAAagaaactcagtgcatcatggaaatcccccagcagcctacaacTATTGGAGCATAATATTTATATTCTTAAGCAAAtaggaaagttttaagtctaatcctaaaagtagagatagCGTCTTtttcccaaatccaaactggaagctggttccacagaagaggggcctgaaaactgaaggctctgcctcccattctacttttaaatactcgaggaacaacaagtaagactgcagtgtgagagtgaagtgctataatggggtgatatggtactacaaggtcattaagataagatggggcctgattattacagaccttgtatgtgaggagcaggattttgaattcaattctggaacTAATGAGAAACCTATGGTTATTCTATTTTACGCAGTCAGTGATGAATAATAAGATGTtgttataaagcaacaaactatttctccaggctaaatgatgatcttctaaatttgtgacacaccatttcctctccagcttacgagttatctgctttaggctaagTGTTTGATAAATATACCACGGAGTCAaatacttctgatttgaggctctatttttcacaggagctacagtatccagagtcgtacgtagtgaggaggcaaaattattaacaagataatcgacctctgttggggtagcgttcagatagctgctctgctctgtgttggtacagggcattgaagatgctAACAGTGGGtagattatattcttaaacttagttacagcgctttcacaaagacatctactgtgataaagttttctctccactgctgtgtaatcaattattgtaaatgtaaatgttatcaggaaatgatcagacgagagggttttcaggaaatactgttaaatgttgtcaaaggagtttgcaaagaaaagcgtctggacttctttaagttgcttgaagacgtttcacctctcatccgagaagcttcttcagttctaaggtcaaatggccgagagtcccagatttaaacccagtgggagtatccccccaatgagggacaaaggaccccctggtgatcctctaatcacatgcgccaaggtgtgaaagcgggtgtgggacctaatcagccagggtttcgggtgagcccattgtgaaacctggccccaccttgtcatgtgaattcctgaggtcagatggcccaggatgtgagtgggcgttaaggcgtctggggagggaactcaaaactggattatagatggcagacagttggtgtcgtaaaccaccgcctctgttggTTTACTGTTGTTGTCACATTTGTTGacaatgttcagtttctatgccatatgttaaaacaagatctagattaagagtgggtttaaaaaaaaatctccatcaCTGTCTCAAGTTCTCtttctattttctttctgtgaAATACAGTGGATGGACCTTTAGCTACTAACACAGTGTGCTGCAAACTGCACTCACagcaacagtttgtgtgtttcctgATGTCTGTTAAGCTGATAGAAAtatagcatttaaaaaaagtaatcccTTTATGCTTGCTCCTTTTCTGTACTGCCCATATTAACACTTGACTATGGCACACGGTTTTATCTCTTTCACATCTTTTTATGTGATATCCCCTGGTGATTAATACATGAAGAGGATTGTGTTGCATGTGTTTGCTATTTAGACTCAAGTCGGTTTGATGTTTGATGGCCTACAGTGACGTGCAATAATAATTTCtattaaatgtgtttaacaAAAAGTAATGAGCCTGCTTTGAACATGTAAGGCGTAGAAAGTAAAGTGCAGATAATTAAAAATTCTACGTAtgtacagtaacaaagtatttgcaCTTCAGTAATTCCCACCCACGTTATATAGTCCTTTCCTACAtaatttgagcactcaaagggCTTTCTAACTACAAGCTTCATTCacctattcacacacacagtaatATAAGTACTTTTTGAACCTAACATTTATGCACTTACATTCCGATAGATGCATTGTAAGCAACTCACAGTGGTTCAGAatgttgcc
This sequence is a window from Oreochromis niloticus isolate F11D_XX linkage group LG6, O_niloticus_UMD_NMBU, whole genome shotgun sequence. Protein-coding genes within it:
- the LOC112847061 gene encoding proline-rich protein 36, producing MDPANSLRNRQRTDSAFPNERRRQEARHARERESAFYGTRLALGGPRSLQTANATAFSPSRPPVIRVGGFSLSPATTPPAFSTSGSPPQSPPTSRAKKKVTRRPKRDFVPPTSSLSPLQSFALFLGLPRSELHKLPVSSTQLGPSSAQSADVSEVPASTAPGSLGTVPRKKRRSRRRHPKVTEQTPVVSESDCSFHATSESDRLGQYSIPEPAVFHVCNSERNSKFVNDCVSKLHNVSKSTSAPIKHETEFIVPLETAVQAELNNSDTIDSVRVIPEAVNSVSGKSGSVNPEPALPTLTPMFENDCFSFAPPRSAVINTQTDNLALDNQTTIFELHTCELHIKTNSPEGPLPAETGRDPLENELCVFQPSKAALSVLQVAFDPLTHLDFPALSVSSETVSPGINNVAPLELTMADAKSGNSGFENAKTVHSITVVKFKGNKFPSVMSKLLGELRLSSPELASHPVTSDTTCVNAPTPEPAEYETVDGVPSLLDYAAHQPAYLETVYENASISVTAPSEPRITDSRFVKPGSFCTMTVLKTAASNMDSLRTAELLKPACHRSLFAETVFGSTNLVFPMPVTAPGLSSPTPVPVPRAAWAQLPLAPISVPRVRVAEVQLVPASVSSLVEAPFIPAPVPAPRVGLMDTQPLPAPVPAPRVRSAVTLPTPAPVSVPWVGAAEVQLAPAPTPAPRVKAARAQFVPAPVSVPRVGMAGVRPGPAPVPVPQRRAAKSQTPAQSPVQLPADPPTLQPLSQPPLQLALLSIAQSLAQLLAQFPVLSPAQSSALLPPQFLAPLPVQLSAQSLSALSLTLSPAQLVALQPVQLLPSSARSSCEPTQPAEDCVVLTHLGQTVCPAQPQPLHPKPTVCPVQLQLASTEPEVSAPAGSASLLAGGSGEPLQPSLVSAGGSREPLQPLLVSAGGSGEPLQPLLVSAGGSGEPLQPVLVSTGGSNSPSPGPASASASPSPGPVPTKPRPVRPTLESRRRLPRGRPPDPLCRRLPRGRPPDPLCRRRHFSRGRPPEQPS